One Microbacterium esteraromaticum genomic window carries:
- the rpmF gene encoding 50S ribosomal protein L32, protein MAGNPPKRKVSRSNTRSRRAQWKAEAPALVKTVENGKVVYSRPHQAKVVTDSQGTELFLEYKGRKVADI, encoded by the coding sequence ATGGCTGGTAACCCCCCGAAGCGCAAGGTCTCCCGTTCGAACACCCGCTCGCGCCGTGCGCAGTGGAAGGCCGAGGCTCCCGCGCTCGTCAAGACCGTCGAGAACGGCAAGGTCGTCTACAGCCGTCCGCACCAGGCGAAGGTCGTCACCGACTCGCAGGGCACCGAGCTGTTCCTCGAGTACAAGGGCCGCAAGGTCGCCGACATCTGA
- a CDS encoding MFS transporter has product MLSISDARYVDVLALPRVPLTFGTSLIGRAAYALVFLPLLYAVTDATGSIAQAGLAIALYGAGAGFLAPVRAWLLDHFGARRVIATLVILFAMALTSIAIAALTASGGVLLLVLSAAAGSVAPPLGPTMRVAWQSLAPEGEPLKRAMSLDAVVEELLYLGGPAIAGLSLAFASPGAVLLGPAAMVLVGGLLFVATPAVGAMGAKPRTEPDDRSERPLILELRFVSIVLPVLTAGGLSGAISVAVPKMLSGDGGSTAAGVALGCFAGGSAVGGLLFGRMRMPGSPFRQLAALVLLMASVLATLAFVSGAVAVAAVLAVAGLFFSPIMIVGYMAAGTMGGDHRQNSATTWVNTGHNLGSAAGSAVIGVGLQLAGAPTAMIWTAGAAAVLLLIASVLNAYAGEAGK; this is encoded by the coding sequence ATGCTTTCCATTTCGGATGCACGTTACGTCGACGTGCTTGCACTTCCCCGGGTTCCCCTGACGTTCGGAACCTCACTGATCGGACGGGCGGCCTACGCGCTCGTCTTCCTGCCGCTGCTCTATGCCGTCACCGACGCGACCGGGTCGATCGCCCAAGCCGGTCTCGCGATCGCACTCTATGGCGCCGGGGCCGGCTTTCTCGCCCCGGTTCGCGCGTGGCTTCTCGATCACTTCGGTGCACGAAGAGTCATCGCGACCCTTGTGATCCTGTTCGCGATGGCGCTCACGTCGATCGCGATCGCAGCGCTGACGGCCTCTGGAGGCGTCCTGCTCCTGGTGCTCAGCGCAGCGGCGGGGTCGGTCGCTCCCCCGCTCGGGCCCACCATGCGGGTGGCGTGGCAGTCGCTCGCTCCTGAGGGCGAGCCTCTCAAACGGGCGATGAGTCTGGACGCCGTCGTCGAGGAGCTGCTCTACCTCGGCGGCCCGGCCATCGCCGGGCTTTCGCTGGCCTTCGCGAGCCCCGGTGCCGTGCTGCTCGGTCCGGCAGCGATGGTGCTCGTCGGCGGGCTGCTCTTCGTCGCGACGCCGGCGGTCGGCGCGATGGGCGCGAAGCCGAGGACCGAGCCGGACGATCGGAGTGAACGCCCGCTCATCCTCGAGCTGCGATTCGTCTCGATCGTCCTTCCGGTGCTGACGGCAGGCGGCCTGTCAGGGGCGATCAGCGTCGCGGTGCCGAAGATGCTGTCAGGTGATGGCGGCTCGACAGCCGCTGGCGTCGCGCTCGGGTGCTTCGCCGGAGGCAGCGCGGTCGGAGGACTGCTCTTCGGACGGATGCGAATGCCCGGCAGCCCGTTCCGTCAGCTCGCAGCGCTCGTACTGCTGATGGCCTCGGTGCTCGCGACCCTCGCGTTCGTATCCGGAGCTGTCGCGGTGGCGGCCGTCCTCGCTGTCGCCGGGCTGTTCTTCTCGCCGATCATGATCGTCGGATACATGGCAGCCGGGACGATGGGAGGCGACCACCGTCAGAATTCGGCGACGACGTGGGTGAACACGGGCCACAATCTCGGCTCGGCGGCAGGAAGCGCAGTCATCGGCGTCGGGTTGCAACTCGCCGGCGCACCGACCGCGATGATATGGACGGCAGGAGCAGCAGCCGTTCTGCTCCTGATCGCCAGCGTGCTGAACGCGTACGCTGGCGAGGCCGGGAAGTAG
- a CDS encoding YceD family protein, with amino-acid sequence MNGPFFLPVRDIVRKPGEMREHRFKVTLPEKWGEGIVTVEAGETLDLDVRLESVHEGILVSGTADSEYSGVCGRCLTDISAPVEVEFQELFAYPGEEETDFEVQDDHVDLETLVRDAIVLSLPFQPVCQPDCPGLDPNTGERLTESAGAESPAPIDPRWSALRQITDQDGAAESRSAEKEES; translated from the coding sequence GAACGGCCCCTTCTTCCTCCCCGTCCGCGACATCGTCCGGAAGCCCGGAGAGATGCGCGAGCACCGTTTCAAGGTGACACTCCCCGAGAAGTGGGGTGAGGGCATCGTCACCGTCGAAGCCGGCGAGACGCTCGATCTCGACGTGCGCCTCGAGTCCGTCCACGAGGGGATCCTCGTGTCGGGAACGGCTGATTCCGAGTACTCCGGAGTATGCGGTCGCTGCCTCACAGACATCTCTGCGCCTGTCGAAGTCGAGTTCCAGGAGCTTTTCGCGTATCCTGGTGAGGAAGAAACTGACTTCGAAGTTCAAGACGACCACGTGGATCTTGAAACTCTGGTCAGGGATGCGATCGTGTTGTCGCTTCCATTTCAGCCGGTGTGTCAGCCGGACTGCCCGGGTCTCGACCCGAACACGGGCGAGAGGCTGACCGAGAGCGCCGGTGCAGAGAGCCCCGCTCCCATCGATCCTCGGTGGAGCGCGCTCCGACAGATCACAGACCAGGACGGTGCGGCAGAGAGCCGCTCCGCCGAGAAAGAAGAGAGCTAG
- the mutM gene encoding bifunctional DNA-formamidopyrimidine glycosylase/DNA-(apurinic or apyrimidinic site) lyase translates to MPELPEVEVVRHGLAPAVTGARVLSVDVLDERALTRHPLDAADFVGRLEGRDVHAAARRGKFLWLPLAERAGEPEALVAHLGMSGQMLLRDPDAPLERHERVRLRIEHPQHGLLAVVFADQRTFGSLAVDRLLPTADAASGGYGIDDPLVPSQVMHIARDPLDPAFDERDVIARIRRRSSAVKRILLDQSLVSGIGNIYADESLWAARIHPETHGTALSVQALRRLLAEVRLVLEKALAEGGTSFDAQYVNVNGQAGYFAHSLNVYGRGGEACPRCGGAIRREAFMNRSSHYCPRCQRPR, encoded by the coding sequence GTGCCCGAGCTTCCCGAGGTCGAGGTCGTCCGTCACGGACTCGCCCCCGCCGTCACCGGCGCCCGGGTGCTCTCGGTCGACGTGCTCGACGAGCGCGCCCTCACCAGGCATCCGCTCGACGCAGCCGACTTCGTCGGCCGGCTCGAAGGACGCGACGTGCACGCCGCCGCTCGGCGCGGCAAGTTCCTGTGGCTTCCGCTCGCGGAGCGCGCCGGCGAGCCGGAGGCGCTCGTCGCTCACCTCGGCATGAGCGGGCAGATGCTGCTGCGCGATCCGGATGCCCCGCTCGAGCGCCACGAGCGCGTGCGGCTGCGCATCGAGCATCCGCAGCACGGCCTCCTCGCCGTGGTCTTCGCGGATCAGCGGACCTTCGGCTCACTGGCCGTCGACCGACTGCTGCCCACCGCGGATGCCGCCTCCGGCGGCTACGGCATCGACGACCCGCTCGTGCCGTCTCAGGTCATGCACATCGCCCGCGACCCGCTCGACCCGGCCTTCGACGAGCGCGATGTGATCGCACGGATCCGGCGCCGCTCGAGCGCCGTCAAGCGGATCCTGCTCGACCAGTCCCTGGTGAGCGGCATCGGCAACATCTACGCCGACGAGTCGCTGTGGGCCGCGCGCATCCACCCCGAGACCCACGGCACGGCCCTGTCCGTTCAGGCGCTGCGACGGCTGCTTGCCGAGGTGCGCCTCGTGCTCGAGAAGGCGCTCGCAGAGGGCGGAACGAGCTTCGACGCGCAGTACGTCAACGTCAACGGGCAGGCCGGTTACTTCGCGCACTCGCTGAATGTGTACGGCCGCGGGGGAGAGGCGTGCCCGCGGTGCGGGGGTGCGATCCGTCGCGAGGCGTTCATGAATCGGTCGAGCCACTACTGCCCGCGCTGCCAGCGTCCACGCTGA
- a CDS encoding GNAT family N-acetyltransferase produces MSTTLTTAVSTSTGLEISALSVPETLDAPEAADFHAFVALNNAICLSDTGLDDFARSAEEMLPHWRESTDEVHLTLLAREAGAIVGAVTVSHATAEPTSAEFDLMVLPENWGRGIETALLAAAEAEVRALGRRVIQAWTLHRPDPDADTFVPKTGWGRATRTPHAQLLADDGFVLEQVERNSAFDLQADPSPIERMLADALAVAGDDYRLVEWTIPTPPALRSGYAWALSRMSTDAPSGDLEVDEEIWDADRIARRDARFVDGGQTVSVAAVEHVPTGTLAAFNELVIGADPTGVTHQYCTLVLKEHRGHRLGQIVKCANILRWRGIAPQSPRITTFNAEENRPMLDINEAMGFRPASYAGAWQKKLS; encoded by the coding sequence ATGAGCACGACCCTGACGACCGCCGTGAGCACGTCAACCGGACTGGAGATCTCCGCGCTGAGCGTGCCGGAGACGCTGGACGCCCCTGAGGCGGCTGACTTCCACGCCTTCGTCGCCCTGAACAACGCGATCTGCCTGAGCGACACGGGCCTGGACGACTTCGCACGCAGCGCCGAGGAGATGCTGCCGCACTGGCGCGAGAGCACGGACGAAGTGCACCTCACGCTTCTCGCCCGCGAAGCGGGTGCGATCGTCGGTGCCGTGACGGTGAGTCACGCGACCGCAGAGCCGACCAGCGCAGAGTTCGACCTGATGGTGCTGCCCGAGAACTGGGGCCGCGGGATCGAGACGGCGCTGCTCGCCGCCGCGGAGGCCGAGGTGCGGGCGCTCGGCCGCAGGGTGATCCAGGCGTGGACCCTGCACCGGCCCGATCCGGATGCGGATACCTTCGTGCCGAAGACCGGGTGGGGTCGCGCCACCCGCACCCCGCACGCGCAGCTGCTCGCCGACGACGGCTTCGTGCTCGAGCAGGTCGAGCGCAACAGCGCCTTCGACCTGCAGGCCGATCCGTCGCCGATCGAGCGGATGCTCGCCGACGCGCTGGCGGTCGCCGGTGACGACTACCGTCTGGTCGAGTGGACGATCCCGACTCCGCCCGCGCTGCGCTCCGGCTACGCATGGGCACTGTCGCGGATGTCGACCGACGCGCCGAGCGGCGATCTCGAGGTCGACGAGGAGATCTGGGATGCCGATCGCATCGCCCGGCGCGATGCTCGCTTCGTCGACGGCGGTCAGACCGTATCGGTCGCCGCGGTCGAGCACGTGCCGACGGGGACCCTCGCGGCGTTCAACGAGCTGGTCATCGGGGCTGACCCGACGGGGGTGACACACCAGTACTGCACGCTCGTGCTGAAGGAGCACCGCGGCCACAGGCTCGGGCAGATCGTGAAGTGCGCGAACATCCTGCGCTGGCGCGGTATCGCACCGCAGTCGCCGCGCATCACCACGTTCAACGCCGAGGAGAACCGCCCGATGCTCGACATCAACGAGGCCATGGGCTTCCGGCCGGCCTCGTACGCGGGGGCGTGGCAGAAGAAGCTGTCGTGA
- a CDS encoding GNAT family N-acetyltransferase produces the protein MTITLPADATLRPLELPARADAGPSPAVQAYAAVRNELLVETTGRDDDCLTASELLSTLSSTPDRDRRHWAIELDGDTVGRCALDILQDDGGETAFITVALLRRAWSRGIGSAAYAEIERIARDAGVRKLLNWSEHHDADAPLPRIESPTGFGSAPADRSARFLQRKGFRLEQIVRGSALHWDDELAHHLTRLRDDAAAHAHGYRVIQWMIPTPDEHIDGYAWMKSRMSTDVPDGDLGMPEEVWDAERVRRQDSRIIQRGWSMLVTAALHITTGELAAFNELAIGDVPTAGSHQWDTLVLSEHRGHRLGMLVKTAGLLAWRERHPASPRVTTYNAEENRPMLSINEAIGFTPIAYEGAWRKDLA, from the coding sequence ATGACCATCACGCTTCCCGCCGACGCGACCCTGCGTCCGCTCGAGCTTCCCGCCCGAGCGGACGCAGGGCCGTCCCCCGCGGTCCAGGCCTATGCCGCCGTACGCAACGAGCTGCTCGTCGAGACCACCGGTCGCGACGATGACTGCCTCACCGCGTCGGAGCTGCTGTCGACGCTCTCGTCCACTCCCGATAGAGATCGACGTCACTGGGCGATCGAACTCGACGGCGACACAGTGGGGCGCTGCGCGCTCGACATCCTGCAGGACGACGGCGGCGAGACCGCGTTCATCACCGTCGCCCTGCTCCGTCGCGCGTGGAGCCGTGGGATCGGATCGGCCGCCTACGCAGAGATCGAGAGAATCGCGCGGGATGCCGGTGTGCGCAAGCTGCTCAACTGGTCGGAACACCACGACGCCGACGCTCCCCTGCCGCGGATCGAGTCCCCCACCGGCTTCGGATCGGCACCAGCCGACCGATCGGCGCGCTTCCTGCAGCGCAAGGGCTTCCGACTCGAGCAGATCGTTCGGGGCAGCGCACTGCACTGGGACGACGAACTCGCCCACCATCTCACCCGCCTGCGCGACGACGCTGCCGCGCATGCCCATGGATATCGCGTCATCCAGTGGATGATCCCCACTCCCGATGAGCACATCGACGGGTACGCATGGATGAAGTCGCGCATGTCGACCGACGTGCCGGACGGGGACCTCGGCATGCCCGAGGAGGTCTGGGACGCCGAGCGCGTGCGCCGCCAGGACTCCCGCATCATCCAGCGCGGCTGGTCGATGCTGGTCACAGCGGCGCTGCACATCACGACCGGAGAGCTGGCGGCCTTCAACGAACTCGCGATCGGCGACGTCCCGACGGCCGGCTCTCATCAATGGGACACTCTCGTGCTCTCCGAGCACCGAGGGCACCGGCTCGGAATGCTCGTGAAGACCGCAGGGCTGCTCGCATGGCGCGAACGTCACCCCGCCTCACCACGGGTGACCACCTACAACGCCGAGGAGAACCGGCCGATGCTCTCCATCAACGAAGCCATCGGCTTCACCCCGATCGCCTACGAAGGCGCCTGGAGGAAGGACCTCGCATGA
- the rnc gene encoding ribonuclease III: MTEILAGRASLIEKLGVDIDPELLERALTHRSYAYEHGGIPNNERLEFLGDSVLGLAVTVMLFTTHPDLDEGELAKRRASVVSTVALAEVARGIGLGAHLRLGRGEEQTGGRDKDSILADTMEAVFGATFLSAGPDAATELVLRLTEPLLADPERYGAAMDPKTSLQELAARLGSTPPIYSVESAGPDHDRVFTATVRVGEVACTGVGTSKKTAEMAAALTAWRLLSDRV, encoded by the coding sequence ATGACCGAGATTCTCGCGGGGCGAGCCTCGCTGATCGAGAAGCTCGGCGTCGACATCGATCCTGAGCTGCTGGAGCGGGCGCTCACGCACCGCTCCTACGCTTACGAGCACGGCGGCATCCCGAACAACGAGCGTCTCGAGTTCCTCGGGGACTCGGTGCTCGGCCTCGCCGTGACCGTCATGCTCTTCACCACGCATCCCGACCTCGACGAGGGCGAACTGGCAAAGAGGCGCGCGAGCGTCGTCTCGACCGTCGCCCTCGCCGAGGTCGCTCGCGGTATCGGGCTCGGTGCGCATCTGCGCCTCGGGCGAGGTGAGGAGCAGACCGGCGGACGCGACAAGGACTCGATCCTCGCCGACACCATGGAGGCCGTCTTCGGGGCGACCTTCCTCTCGGCAGGACCGGATGCCGCGACAGAGCTCGTGCTGAGGCTGACCGAGCCGCTGCTCGCAGACCCTGAGCGCTACGGTGCGGCGATGGATCCGAAGACGAGTCTGCAGGAGCTGGCTGCACGTCTGGGATCGACCCCGCCGATCTACTCCGTCGAATCGGCCGGCCCCGACCACGACCGCGTCTTCACGGCGACCGTGCGGGTCGGTGAGGTTGCGTGCACCGGCGTCGGCACGAGCAAGAAGACCGCCGAGATGGCTGCAGCGCTCACCGCGTGGCGGCTGCTCAGCGACCGGGTCTGA
- a CDS encoding GNAT family N-acetyltransferase, with the protein MILRTPRLDLREMTDDDMPALCAILQDAETMTAYEGAFDDDMVQAWFTRMRDRYRDDGFGMWAVVLRETGEMIGQCGLTRQHILDEDVIEVGYLFNRAHWHRGYAVEAAAASRDRAFTLLGADRVWAQVRDTNIASMNVAIRLGMTVRGRFVKHYRGVDMPHLAFAIDRQQA; encoded by the coding sequence ATGATCCTGCGCACCCCGCGTCTCGACCTGCGCGAGATGACCGACGACGACATGCCGGCATTGTGCGCCATCCTGCAGGACGCCGAGACCATGACGGCGTACGAGGGCGCCTTCGACGACGACATGGTGCAGGCGTGGTTCACCCGTATGCGCGATCGCTATCGCGACGACGGATTCGGGATGTGGGCAGTCGTCCTGCGCGAGACGGGTGAGATGATCGGCCAGTGCGGGCTGACCAGGCAGCACATCCTCGACGAGGACGTGATCGAGGTCGGCTACCTGTTCAATCGCGCGCACTGGCACCGCGGATATGCGGTCGAAGCTGCTGCCGCATCTCGTGACCGCGCCTTCACGCTGCTCGGCGCCGATCGCGTGTGGGCTCAGGTGCGCGACACCAACATCGCCTCGATGAACGTCGCCATCCGGCTCGGCATGACCGTTCGCGGGCGCTTCGTCAAGCACTATCGCGGCGTCGACATGCCGCACCTGGCATTCGCGATCGACCGACAGCAGGCGTGA
- a CDS encoding FtsX-like permease family protein, with protein MNAGVIRMLLRPAPGTAATVAIPATAFAIVTALVLIVVGGAQSFWSWEDDYAMIYQVLAAVALVLLVMPLASLGGAAARLSARRRDERLSTLRLLGVTPTGVGALTVVESTLIALAGVVVGVLGYLAVVPAIGLIPFRGAPLGASAVMLAPLAIIGLATAALMLAAVSAVLGLRRVVLSPLGVRMRAQASGAHWLRAVIAVVLLASAFALAQLVPSLAGTVSVAVVLAALFGGALAVLNVVGPWALKVASARQAKRATSAVRLLAARTVLDDPKAAWRQVGGIAMASFMAVFAGTGVSLMNVMSTSDAASADVQLIIDMRTGLIITLIASFLMVAASVGVTQASDVLDQRVLHRSLHHLGMPMSTVDSARRRAIMSPLLLTAVGSAVCAGVVVFPLLGMTLIIAPLSLLTIGAVLATGILTVWLSTLATRPLLRSAFAAA; from the coding sequence ATGAACGCCGGCGTGATCCGGATGCTGCTGCGCCCCGCTCCTGGGACCGCGGCGACCGTCGCCATCCCCGCCACCGCATTCGCGATCGTCACCGCTCTCGTGCTCATCGTCGTCGGCGGCGCCCAGTCCTTCTGGTCGTGGGAAGACGACTACGCGATGATCTACCAGGTGCTTGCTGCCGTCGCACTGGTGCTCCTCGTCATGCCGCTGGCATCACTCGGCGGGGCAGCCGCCCGACTCTCGGCGAGACGTCGCGACGAGCGGCTCTCGACTCTGCGACTGCTCGGGGTCACGCCGACCGGAGTGGGCGCGCTGACGGTGGTCGAGTCCACTCTCATCGCGCTCGCCGGTGTCGTGGTCGGCGTGCTCGGGTATCTCGCAGTCGTGCCCGCCATCGGCCTGATCCCCTTCCGGGGAGCACCGCTCGGAGCCTCTGCCGTCATGCTCGCACCGCTCGCGATCATCGGTCTGGCGACGGCCGCGCTGATGCTCGCGGCCGTCAGCGCGGTGCTGGGTCTGCGGCGGGTCGTCCTCTCGCCACTCGGCGTGCGCATGCGCGCCCAGGCGTCCGGTGCCCACTGGCTGCGCGCAGTGATCGCTGTCGTGCTGCTCGCCTCTGCATTCGCACTCGCCCAGCTCGTCCCGTCGCTCGCCGGCACGGTGTCGGTGGCGGTCGTGCTCGCCGCGCTGTTCGGCGGCGCTCTCGCCGTCTTGAACGTGGTCGGGCCATGGGCGCTGAAGGTGGCATCCGCACGACAGGCGAAGCGCGCGACGAGCGCCGTCCGTCTCCTGGCGGCGCGCACGGTGCTCGATGATCCGAAAGCGGCGTGGCGTCAGGTCGGCGGAATCGCCATGGCGAGCTTCATGGCTGTATTCGCCGGCACCGGCGTCTCGCTCATGAATGTCATGAGCACCTCCGACGCGGCCTCAGCCGATGTGCAGCTCATCATCGACATGCGCACGGGACTGATCATCACGCTCATCGCGTCATTCCTGATGGTCGCCGCATCGGTCGGCGTGACGCAGGCGTCCGACGTGCTCGACCAGCGCGTGCTGCATCGCAGCCTGCATCACCTCGGCATGCCGATGAGCACCGTGGACTCGGCGCGCAGGCGGGCGATCATGTCGCCACTGCTGCTCACTGCGGTGGGATCGGCGGTGTGCGCGGGGGTCGTCGTGTTCCCGCTGCTCGGGATGACGCTGATCATCGCGCCCCTGTCGCTGCTGACGATCGGCGCAGTGCTGGCCACGGGCATCCTGACCGTGTGGCTCAGCACCCTCGCGACCAGACCACTGCTTCGGAGCGCCTTCGCCGCCGCGTGA
- a CDS encoding ABC transporter ATP-binding protein yields the protein MIDSVLSAQMLTKTYGTTRALAGVDVEVARGESLAIMGASGSGKTTLLHVLAGIVSPDSGSVSFRPASGGAVDVTAQSETSRSKLRRERFGFVFQQGLLIPELTAIENVALALMINGMKRQEATTHAARWLHSLGLAGMEERRIGELSGGQAQRVAIARAQVTGAELIFADEPTGALDSHTSSEVMDALLWSTTGQGRTLVVVTHDPQVAERCSRTLSMRDGAIVAEVQA from the coding sequence ATGATCGATTCCGTGCTCTCCGCCCAGATGCTGACCAAGACCTATGGCACCACCCGCGCCCTGGCCGGCGTGGACGTCGAGGTGGCCCGCGGCGAGTCGCTCGCCATCATGGGCGCGTCCGGCTCGGGTAAGACGACTCTGCTTCATGTGCTCGCGGGCATCGTGAGCCCCGACTCCGGGAGCGTGTCGTTCCGGCCGGCATCGGGCGGGGCCGTCGACGTCACCGCTCAGAGCGAGACATCGCGATCGAAGCTGCGCCGCGAGCGCTTCGGGTTCGTCTTCCAGCAGGGTCTGCTGATCCCCGAGCTCACCGCGATCGAGAACGTCGCACTGGCTCTGATGATCAACGGCATGAAGCGCCAGGAGGCCACGACCCACGCCGCGCGATGGCTGCACTCGCTCGGTCTCGCAGGCATGGAGGAGCGTCGGATCGGCGAGCTCTCCGGCGGCCAGGCTCAGCGCGTGGCGATCGCCCGCGCCCAGGTGACCGGGGCCGAGCTCATCTTCGCCGATGAGCCGACGGGCGCCCTCGATTCGCACACCTCGAGTGAGGTGATGGATGCCCTGCTCTGGTCGACGACGGGCCAGGGGCGCACTCTCGTGGTCGTGACCCACGATCCGCAGGTGGCCGAGCGCTGCTCCCGAACGCTGTCGATGCGCGATGGCGCGATCGTGGCCGAGGTGCAGGCATGA